ATCCCACCAGAACTCGCGACCGTCACCGACCGCCCCGCTGGCAATGAAGACCGTCGCCGGCACACCGTACCGATCGAGCAGCGGCGCTGCCACCGCGAGGTTGTCGGCGTAGCCGTCGTCAAAGGTGATGGCGACGGCGCGCGCGGGGAGCGAGCCGTCGTGCGCGCGCCGCACCAACTCCGCGAGCGGCAGGGGCGCCGCGCCCCGGCGCAGGATGTCGAGGTGGGCCTCGAAGGCGGCCGCCGTCACGGCGAGCCGCTGCGGGTCGGCATCCAACTCGGCGACACGGTGGTACAGCAGCACCACGCCGCCGGGCGGCCATCGATCGAGCCGCCGGCGAACGCCGTCCCATGCCCGGCGCCACGCCGGCCGCGGCGGGATGTTCAATCGTCGATTTTGAAAACCGGGCAGAGCTCCGCCCTCTCAGTCACAGCAGCGCCGAACGTTCTTCCGCAATTCGTTCACTGAGAAGGCTTCGGGCGCTGAGGGACAGTCGTTATCGTAGCCCGGCATCTCCCGTCGCGGCGATGCCTTTCTGGGCGCGCGCCGCCTCCACTTGCGAGGCGATCCACGAGTAGGTCGTGGCCAATCCGGCGCGGAGGGGCATGCGAGGGGACCAGCCGAGCTGCTGGCGCAGGAGGCGGTTGTCGGAGTTGCGGCCGCGCACGCCTTCGGGACCGGCGACCGGCCGGATGCTGAGGTGCTTCCCCGACAGTTCGATGATGGCGGTGGCCAGCGCGCGAATGCTGATCATTTCTTCCGACCCCAGGTTCACGGGCCCTGCGAAGTCTGAACGCATCAATCGCAGCACGCCCTCAATCGCGTCATCCACGTGCATGAACGATCGCGTTTGCGCGCCGTCGCCCCACATCTCGATCTCGCCGCCGTCGTCTGCCTCGGCGACCTTGCGGCAGAGTGCGGCGAGCGCTTTCTCGCGGCCGCCGCGCCAGGTGCATCGCGGACCATACACGGCGTGAAAGCGCGCGATGCGAACCGCGAAGCTGCCGTTGCGCGCATGCGCCGCATACAGCCGTTCGGAAAAGAGCTTTTCCCAACCGTACTCGCTGTCGGGTTGCGCCGGATAAGCAAGCGGTTCGGCGCAGTGCGGGTCGGCCGGGTCGCGTTGCACCGACGCCGGGTAGACGCACGCAGACGAGGGGAAGAAGAGCCGTGGCACGCGGGCTCGCGCGCACGCCAGCGCCACGTTGATGTTGATGAGTGCCGAATGCGACATGATCGCGGCGTCGTGATCGCCGGTGAACGTGAAGCCGGCGCCGCCCATCTCGGCCGCCAGTTGGTAGACCTGGTCGAACGGTTGATCGATCACCTCGCGGCACACGCGCGGATCGCGGAGGTCGCCGATGACGAACTGGTCGGCGTCAACCGGTGAGAACTCAGGATGCTTGAGGCCGATGGCGCGGACCCAGGCGCCGTCGGCCTTCAGGCGCGAGACCAGGTGCGCGCCAATGAAGCCGCCGGCCCCGCACACCAGCACACGTGACATGCAACAATTCTACCCTTCGCCCGGACCGAGCAGGGACGCGGCGCGGACGGCCTGGTCACCACACGTAGCGCGTGATGTAGAGCGGCGCGTTGTGGAGGCCGGCCAGCAGCAGCACCACGACAACCCGCCGATAGAGGACGGGCCGGGCGCGTTCCAGGTGCGCGAGTGCGGCGGATCCGAGCATGGCCAGGAACGGAATGGCGTGCAGGAGATATCCGGCCTTCACGTCGAGGCCGGGATAACCGATCAGCAGGGCGAAGTATCCACCGGCCGTCACGACCACCACGATCGTGGCGAGGCCGAGGCCGCCCGCATCACCATCCCCCTCTCTCCGGCGCCGCGTCTTCCACATGCGGGTCATGCCGAGCCAGATTCCGGCGAGCACAACCGCGGTGGGCACGAGCGCGACCGCGTTCACCCGTCCCAGGTACGGCGCGATCGTCTGCCGGTTACTCGCCACCGGGTTCGACTGGGCAATGTCCATCAGGACCTGGCCTGACGCCCAGCCACCGGCGGGATCGTGGGCGCGAACCACCCAATAGCACCAGTAGTCGCCCCAGAAGTCGGCGTAGAGCACGGGCAGCAGGGCCTGGCTCTCTCCTACTGCGAACGTCTCGCGCACAGGATCCAGGAACAGGTCTGGCAGGCCAAGGTCCGAGTAGAAGCCCGCGGGCCGGTTCGCCAACGACCACCGCTCACCGGGCGGTGTGTTGAACGCGGCGATCGATCCAAAGCGCTGAAACAACGACGCGTAATACCAGCCGCAGATCAGCACCGCGATCAAAGACACGGTGGCCAACCCCCGCATCCGTTCCGCGCGACGGTCCCGCTCAACGACGACATGCCACGCGAGGTAGGCGACGGCCGCCACGGCAACGAACGCGCCCCACTGCTTGGCCAACAGCAGCAGACCGATGCCAGCACCGAGCAGGACCCAGCCGCGAACGCGGCCGCGCCGATCCGCGAGCGTGGTCAACAGGCGTTCGACCACCACCACCGAGAGGAACGCCGCGAGAGGTTCGCCGCGAACAAAGGCAAACATCTTGTAATAGACCGGAGTGATGGCCAGCAGCATGAGCGACCAGCGCGTGAACGTTCGCCCGCCGGGCCGGATGACCTGGCACAGCCGAACCAGCATCAACGTCAGGCCGATCGACCACACGACGTTCTGCATCTGCGCGGCCTTGACGACCACGCCCCAACGATCGGTCGCGAACGCCCGCAGCAGCGCCGGCAGCACGTACGGGAGCGGCGCGGCAAAGAATTCCGCGGTGTCGTCGGGGCCAGGCAGGTGCCCACCCGCGAGCACGGCGATGTAGCGCAGGTGGTCGAGTGCGTCGTAGCCGACGAACGGACTGTGCAGCAGCGCGTTCAGCAGCACGAGGCCGTTGATCCAGAACAGGGCGGCCACGACGACCCAATCTCGCCACACGCTGACGACGGGACGGCGAGGCGCGCCTGCGGGCATCGAGCGGGATTTTGACACGGTATGCCGCGGTCGTGGTTCGTAGACAGCTAGAACAGCGGCGTCGGCACGTCGATCGACGGCCGTCGCGCGAGCGACGTGCCGGCGGAGTATTCGCCCTTCTCGGGCGTGAACTCCACGATCGGGTAACGGCCCGGGGCAAGGGCTTGCGGGCGGCACAGCACAACGGCCGCTGACGGCTCGTCTTCGAAAACCATGACCTGGCCGTCGGTGCAACGCTCGCGAAACACCGACGCCTCGGCCAGGAACTGGTACTTCTGCAGCCACAGGACGATGGGGCCCCGCCTGTCCCAATGGATTGAAATCACCGTCATCATCAGGATCAGGCCGGCGAACACGCCAATCGCCAGGCCACGAGTCGAGGGCCGGCCACGCTCCAGTACCGCGGTCGCTATCGCGACCAAGGCGCAATACGCCGGCACCAGGACGAACCGGGGTTCGTAGCCCTGCGGCTCCCGGTCCGGGGCCAACAGGAACAGCACCGTGGCCGCGACGCCAAGATACGCGAGCCACGCCCGGACTTCAGGCCGGTTCGCGCCGGTGGCCCATTCGCCGCGGGCCCGGCGGCGGA
This sequence is a window from Vicinamibacterales bacterium. Protein-coding genes within it:
- a CDS encoding NAD-dependent epimerase/dehydratase family protein produces the protein MSRVLVCGAGGFIGAHLVSRLKADGAWVRAIGLKHPEFSPVDADQFVIGDLRDPRVCREVIDQPFDQVYQLAAEMGGAGFTFTGDHDAAIMSHSALININVALACARARVPRLFFPSSACVYPASVQRDPADPHCAEPLAYPAQPDSEYGWEKLFSERLYAAHARNGSFAVRIARFHAVYGPRCTWRGGREKALAALCRKVAEADDGGEIEMWGDGAQTRSFMHVDDAIEGVLRLMRSDFAGPVNLGSEEMISIRALATAIIELSGKHLSIRPVAGPEGVRGRNSDNRLLRQQLGWSPRMPLRAGLATTYSWIASQVEAARAQKGIAATGDAGLR
- a CDS encoding glycosyltransferase family 39 protein, translating into MPAGAPRRPVVSVWRDWVVVAALFWINGLVLLNALLHSPFVGYDALDHLRYIAVLAGGHLPGPDDTAEFFAAPLPYVLPALLRAFATDRWGVVVKAAQMQNVVWSIGLTLMLVRLCQVIRPGGRTFTRWSLMLLAITPVYYKMFAFVRGEPLAAFLSVVVVERLLTTLADRRGRVRGWVLLGAGIGLLLLAKQWGAFVAVAAVAYLAWHVVVERDRRAERMRGLATVSLIAVLICGWYYASLFQRFGSIAAFNTPPGERWSLANRPAGFYSDLGLPDLFLDPVRETFAVGESQALLPVLYADFWGDYWCYWVVRAHDPAGGWASGQVLMDIAQSNPVASNRQTIAPYLGRVNAVALVPTAVVLAGIWLGMTRMWKTRRRREGDGDAGGLGLATIVVVVTAGGYFALLIGYPGLDVKAGYLLHAIPFLAMLGSAALAHLERARPVLYRRVVVVLLLAGLHNAPLYITRYVW